The Sporocytophaga myxococcoides genome contains the following window.
TAGATTGACCTAATACAAAATGATTCCTACCCTGAAATTCTTTATACTCTATCACTGAACCATTTTTTTTGTACTTGTCAAAATTCCTTTTGTTGAGATGAGCAGGAGTAATAGTGTCCAGGTCTCCTGATGTGATGAGTAATGGCACATGAGGTTTATCAAAGTCTACCTTTGCAGCGTTGGTTAGTCCTCCTCGTGCTACGATTTTGGATTCCGGGATAGTATACCTTTCATATGCAGCCTTTTGTTCTTTAAGTGGCATCTCATTTACAAATGCATATTGCCAATCCGGAAAGGACATTAGATAAGTTTTTTTTAATGAGGTAAATATTCCTAATGATTTCCATGCAGCTTTTAAAAATGAAAATTCATAAGGAAAAACACCCAATGGAGGAACAGGATGTATCGCAATGCCTGCTGCAGCAATGTCTCTGTTAACAATAATCTGAGTCATAAGACCTCCTAAAGAATGGCCAATTACAATTGGTTTCTCCGGAAGTTGTTTGATAATTTCTGAATAATGATCAACAACTTCACTTAAGGTGAGTTCTGCAAGATCAATATCATTCGGTTGCCGGTCTCTCAATTCTTTTGCAGTACCATCTTTAAAAGGCCATGGAGGGGCTATTGCCTTATAACCTTTGCTTTCAAAATATGGGATCCAGTCTTCCCAACAGGCATTGGTAACAAATGCACCGGTAACAAATACTATAGTTTTAGAGTGAATGCTCATGGTATCGAGGTTTGATTAAGTACCTCTGCATGCTGAAAATGTTTGTTTGAGTTAATAGAATTTTCTCCCGATTTCTTTATAGATTAAAGTTAATAGATGAATAGTTGAGAGTTA
Protein-coding sequences here:
- a CDS encoding alpha/beta hydrolase; translation: MSIHSKTIVFVTGAFVTNACWEDWIPYFESKGYKAIAPPWPFKDGTAKELRDRQPNDIDLAELTLSEVVDHYSEIIKQLPEKPIVIGHSLGGLMTQIIVNRDIAAAGIAIHPVPPLGVFPYEFSFLKAAWKSLGIFTSLKKTYLMSFPDWQYAFVNEMPLKEQKAAYERYTIPESKIVARGGLTNAAKVDFDKPHVPLLITSGDLDTITPAHLNKRNFDKYKKNGSVIEYKEFQGRNHFVLGQSTWKEDADYILNWLKKV